Genomic segment of Panicum virgatum strain AP13 chromosome 2K, P.virgatum_v5, whole genome shotgun sequence:
AAGGTCACGGATGGGAAGGTATTCAAGAAGTAAGATTTCTGCATTGATACAGTGGCATGAGCACTAAACACAGATGAAATTACTAAAGGGATTTCACAAGCCTgagtttctttttttctttctaaaaaGAGTTCATCAAGTATTTCTACCTTGGACTTCTCAACAAGTAGAGTGAGCTTTTACAACACAGTAATTGGAGCCTATGTTCATAAAACAGAATCTTGTAACAATTCCAAAAAATTGAGACCCAGCCGCCCGCGGCCACATGACACACGAATCCTAGCTGGAATTCTACATCAGGCTAGGCTCGTTTGGTTGGGGGTAATTGGTGCAAGGGAATGGGAGTTCAGAGATATGAGACTAAAATTCCCTTGTTTGTGTCGTGGAAGGGGGAGTTCACGTTGTATGGGGAAAGGGAGTTTAGAGGTCCAATTCCCGCCAATCTCTTCCATGGGGAGGGGTGGTAATGGGGAGAGAATTGTGCTTTACGATGAAAACGAATGATCTTAACCATTCATCATGAATTATGACATGATTTCCCATGTCAAAACCCACGAACCAAACAAAGGATATGAATTCCCTCTCCAACTCCCTCTCTTAATTCCCTTCACGAACCAAGGGACGGTGACTAAAAATCAAACTCTGAATTCCCTCCATCAACTCCCACCGCTAATTCCCATGCCGTTTCCCATTCAGTTGCCGAACGTAGTAGGAGGATTGGTTGACAAAACAACAATGAAGATCCAAAGGGGGCACATTCGTGGTTTGCATAACTCTATAGCTTACTACTGCGGTCAGCCATGTCGCCACCGCGATTCCCCGAACTACTTTGTCAAATGCATCAGCTCTGCAGCGCAAGCAAATCAGAAAACCGATAGCGACAGGTAGGATGTCAATTGGCTACTCGAAGCTCACGATTCCTCGTCTCTGCCTCTAGTCTACCACACTTCCCTTTCGTAGTTCCCTCTCTCCCCAAATCTCCGCACGGCCAGGACGGCTCACCGCCCTGCGCCGACCAACCGCATcagagcacggcggcggtgggggtccCCCGCAGGGCCGGATCAAAACCCCCGCGAGAAACCCCGGACCCAGAGCGCGCAGCCATACGGAACAAGGAGTCCACCGGCACGGGGGAAGACGCGCGCTCGCCCGTGGCAGGAGAGAAGCGAGGGAGCTCTCACCTGGCTGGAGCAGCGCAGCCTCCGCGCGGGGGTCGTTGgagtcgccgctgccgccgtcggaTGAGCTCGCCTCGCGACGCCGGGGCCACTCGTGTTCCTTCCGCCCGCGCCGGTATAAAGACGAGGGACGAGTCGGGCTCACGGCTGTGTGATTCTCACGTGGCGACCTGGCAAGTCAGCAGAGGGAGGTTTCCTTTCCTCTGCTACATTAATTATAGTACTGATGTGGCTGCAGGTGGGCCCTGTGACAGCGAGAGGCGCGCGATCCGGGTTTCTGTTAGCCGAAATAGTTAAAATCGTCCCTCAACTATCGCTCAAGACTCAATTTCGTCCTTGGACTTTAAAAACATCCACTTTAGTCCCTAAACTATGTTAAACATGTCAATTTCGTCTTTCTGACGACGTGGCGTGCCATCGTGGACCGCCAAGTCAGCGCACAATCATCATCTGATGGGAAATACCGTTTCTACCCTCAAGCCAGTTAAACTCAGATTCGTTCACAGCCTCAGACTCGGAAATCCCCATTGCAATACTGCATCTGTGACCCATCAAGAACAAATTCTCCGTTGAAATGAAATCTAACAATCAATACCTCGTCATCTCCCATGTTAATTCCACCATACAGATCCAATTTTGTGATTAAATTCCATTATATGATGACTGGGCGCTGACTTGACGGTCCACGATGGCACGCCACGTCGTGAGGAGGACGAAATTGATCCGTTTAACATAGTTCAGGGACTAAAATGGATGTTTTCAAAGTCTAGAGATGAAACTAAGCCATGAGCGATAATTGAGAGACGATTTTGTCTATTTCGCCTTTCTGTTTTCTGTTAGCATCCGCggctccaccctcgccgccgacgccggtcGCAAGCAGCGAGACAAGGTGGGCAGGCTCGCGGGTCCGACGAACCGCCCACGAGAAAACGACCGACGGCtgaggaagaaaagaaaaatgcctGCCTGGCCTGGTCAATGGTCATGTTCTAGAAACGGGacggttttcttcttcttcctcgtctcACGCGTACTAATGGTTTGCGTCTGGCTCcggcagattttttttttttttgaaaagctacTCCGGCAGATCTGGGTTGGGGTTCTCGCTCGGTTGCGCTGCGCCGTCCGAAGGATCTCCTCcgcctacggcggcggcggggaggggagcgaTTGGCGGATGTCCACGGCGGATGATGGGATGGGATCAGGCCGGACGGGACCACGAGTACATGGCGGGCCGGACCACACGCAGCAGCCTGCCTCTTTCGTCTCCAGTGGGCTGTGTGTGGGCCTGTGTTTTGTTTCTGACGACGAACAAGGCGGTGTGTGATTGCAGcccattagtttttttttttgaaaaagtgaTGAGCCCATTAAGCGTGACGCTCTACATCCTAGCCGCCGAACTCGCTGCCCGTTTGATTCCACATTTGCGCTTGGCCCTGCAGGGCGGCGGCACGTCTCGACCGCCGGAGAAGTATCGGTCGGCGCCGTCGAGTTGGTTGCATGCATCTCGTAGCAGTAAGCCAGTAAGCCATCTTCTCTCCCAGCTAGCCTGATCTATTGTCCGCCATGGTGCCGCAACTGCCTGCCGCTAAAATTTATACATCGAGAGATGCGCACCCCAAGTGTTTGTGTTATGTCCTACCCACCAAACGTGTTCCTTCTTGGTTATATGCGGGGTGGCTGCCGCGATACAGAACAAGCATCTTGATTTCTCTAACTGGAACCAACATCTCAAATGCTCAATTATTGTTCACACCCCTCACAGGTCTagaggtggtaatgggccatggccctggtggcttcttcacagcccaacaaaGCCCATAAAttgtttagttcaaaattatataagattagagcccggcttttagattttctagtttaaaattttgggcCCTTTATCACCCCTACACAAGTCCATGGAGCAGTGGCCAGGAGTGTGGTAGGGTCAAACGAATGAATTTACCTCAGGAACGTGAAAAGGGTGGCACTCCAGCACTCTATAATACAACAAATACGCAAGCAGATACCATTTTCACATCAACGTTGCATTTTGACTTCCTCATGCAAGATTTAGGAGTAAGCAGAATTTAGATTGTCATGGCATGCAATTACAGGCAACACTTATTGCCATTTGAACCTTCTCTCTTTATCTCTCTCTTGCCTGTTTTGAACCTGCCAATCAGTGTGTGTGAAACTAGATCATGACAAAGCGGTTACACCAATCTTTCAGCAATATTCAATGTATTCATTCAGTCATAAAATCCTGGCCAATTTAAAAACAACATATTGTATTGTACCATTCAGCAGGCTTCTGGGGTTGAAGCTTTATATACTTGATTGGTATTCAGTACTAGATTATCAATTTTAATATTTTTGCAGTATCAACATGTATCATCTGCTTCCTGTGCTCAACTTCTTTCTTGAAGTGCAGGTTCAAGTTCAGACACTGATATCACGTGCTTCACAACTGAGATGTAAGTTCTAACTTCAAGGTTATTTTGAAGTGCGTTACTCCTATTTATTTCGTCACTGGTAAATTTCAGTTGTGTTGATCACTATGACAAGCTCATAAGGGTTCAGCCTAACGGTTTTTAGGATGAGCACATACAAACCAACAATGTCAGTTAACTTCTCCTCAACCCATTTTTACACTATCAGGAGAGACCTTTAATTTGAGGAGATGGACACGAGTAATTTTTGTTCAGATACTAGGAGGGAGAAGGATGATTCAGATAAAAGAATTGGAAGGGATTATTAGAGTACCATTGCATGATAGACATCAGTGTGCTACAAGTAATAAGAAGGCATCTGGGAACAGCCATAATTCATGGTGCAAATGGTGTCCCAAATATTTGCTCATGCTATGCAAATGGTGTCCCAAATATTTGCTCATGCTAACAGTCTCTGAAGACTTATATATTTCAAACTAAATTACAGGGGCTCAGCAAAGAGCAACGATGATACCAAGTATAACATATGGCGGGTTTTTCATTGCTACACTGACTGTTAAGATCCATCATTCCATCTGTCTCTTATCGCAATACCATTGCCATTTAAGGATATGCCATAATGGGTGTGCAGTCGCCATTCTTTAGATTATTGTGATGGAAGGACGGCTTGGGTGTACTTGAGCGAAGTTTCTGAGTGCACACTCTGCAGCTATTATTTCAGATTCTGTGCATTGGCCGTGCCACATGGTTACACATATCTCTTTGAGGCTTAAAAGGTGCTCCATTCTGGCAGATGTGCAACCATCCCATTTTTTAAGCAATGCCACGCTGGTTTCTAACTCAAGGCGTTGCAGATTGGGCATGGCTCCTGCCTCAAACATCAGGAGCTGCAGGGACATTTTCCGTTCACACTTGAACTGAAAATTAACAAGGGATGGGAACAAAAATCTTGCGCCAGCGCCACCATGTATGATGATCTTTTCTTTTGGGATTTGTTGGATCTGAAAATGGAGGTGCATGAGTGAGGGCAACCCCCCAAGAATACCAATATCTTTCGCCATTACCTCCTTAAGACAGAGATCCAAGGAGCGGAGGTCATGGAGCTCAGCAAGCCACCTAGGAACACTGGAAAATGACCACGCTAACAGATCCAGTGTCTCCAGATGGCAGGGAGGAGGGAACAGTGAGTGCAGTGTGTCAGCACAGATTTCAGGATATCTCGTCACAGAGAGACATCTCAGGTTCTTGCTACCAAGCTTACCAAGTGACGAGCACAATGCATCCATCAATGACCTCATACTAATCATGTCCGGCTGGGATTCTGGAAAACAACGTATTTTCAAATCCTTCAGGTTGGTGAGTTCACCCAGGCCATGAATGTTCTCCAACGAGTTCTCCAGCAAGCCAAAGTATTCCAGAGTGCACAGGGATTTCGCGATATCAATCCCGTCAGGAAACCTATTGGCTGATGTTACAATGAGATGCAGCAAGCCTGGTAGGTGAAAAGTATCTGATGGCAAACCACCAAAAATTCCACAATGCATTTCCAGTGTCTGTAGGTGGCGCAGCCCTCGGATCTCTCTCGGCAGCTTCACACATCTAGTCCTGGCCTCTACCTTCAAATATCTCAATAGAACCAGCTGACTTATGCCTGTCAGGTTGATGCCTTCCTTGTCATGCCCAGTCTTGGCATCAAATTCCCGAAGATCAAGGACAAGAACTTGGAGAAATTTCGACTCTGGCAAAAGATGCGCACAGGCTGGCATACAAGTTGGGTCACCAAACAAGGCAAGGGATCGAATTTGTGATTGTCTGCCAATGGGCTGTACAGCTGAAATTGTGAAACCTTCAGCGCCATTCAGGTTGATCGAGAGTCGACGAACCTTGCTGTTATGTAGTTCTCTCATGCCCAGAGAATTGTACACCACAGTGATAAAATTGTCTTCTGCGCACTTGCTAAGGATCAAATCGAGCATCATATCATGCACCCGACAAGACAATGCCTCTCCATTATAGTCAGTCTCTTCAGGTTGAATCACGCTTCTGTTTACAAGCTCGTTAAAGTAGCTCTTCGCCAAATCATGTGCATCTTGCCTTCCAGAATTGGTGACAAGACCACCTGCGATCCATTGTCGAACCAAATCGACCCTTTGAATTATGTGATCCTCTGGATATATACCTAGATACAGGAAACATGTCCTGAGGTGATGAGGAAGATTCCTGTAACTGAGCCTTAAAATTTGTCTCATCCCTGCCAGCGTGGGGTGTGTACCAAACACGGAGCCTAATGAATTTCGTATCTTCTCCCAATCCTCCTTTTTACTTGTTGGCCGACTGGCTAGTAGGCTTGCAACAGTAATTATTGCAAGAGGCAGACCACTACATTTCTTCAAGATTTCAGCTGAAACCTCCTTGATTTGTGAAGGATAATCACGATTGGGACCGAATGTTCTGCTAAACATTAATCTTCTTGAGTCCTGGTCATTGAGGGGTTTCAATCTGTACAAGGATTCCTGATGAGTACAGCAGGCCCTAGCAACACTATCAATCCGTGTGGTTACAATAAATCTGCTTCCGAGATTAGTTTCTGGTAAAGCGCATTTGATAGTATCCCATGATATTGTATCCCACAAATCATCAACTACTATCAAGTACCTGTGAAATTATTTTGAACAGATCATGCATTGATTAGATAGTTGCAATTATATAGATGAAAGCACACTCAATTCTTCAATAGATTCAGAATATAAATATTTAAGGAAAGACAATTCAATTTGAACCAAATTCATGAATAGTAGGACTATGACTAGGACCACTCCATGAAAGAAATGGTTGTATCTTCTTAAGGGACAATCGGTAGGAAGAATAACAAAATTCGTATACTTGTCGAGATAGACAATAAGTATATCTTTCTCATGCGTTTTTGAGGAGTTTAAGATGAATTACTTCCATTATCCCCGTCATTATTATGGGAAGAATTGTCTTCCATTAAATGTTCGTATAAGATTCATCCATGATGTTAAAGACATAATAAGTACCTCTTGTGTTGTAGATATTCTCTAATATCGTCGATGAGGTCTTTCACGTCGCAAGGGTAAGAAGACTCTTGGTGACCAAGTTTTGATCTTATACTGTTGAGAAGCCTTGTTATATCAGGTCTTTGGGAAACTGAGACAAACGCATGACAGTCAAATTGTCCCTTAACCCCTCGATAAACCTCATTAGCAAGCGTTGTCTTCCCTATGCCTCCAAATCCAACTATACTCAACCCTTTCAGTtgtttcttttcatccaatACCCATTTGAGAAGTTCATCCCTTGGGCCATCGAGACCCACAAGATTGTCTGTTTCCTTGTAGAGCGCCGGCAATCGAGGGTCAGAGGCTGTGAAGCTAGAACCAGGGATGTGGTGTTCAAGCTTGTACCTCTTGCGGCGCTCGCTTATCTCCTGCAGGCGAGTCTTGAGCTCCTTGATCTGCCTTGCAGCCTCAAGATGGGCTCTCAAAGTGCTGATGAAGTGAGAAATCCTCCCGACAAACCCGGCTCTGGCATCCGCGCGGCCAACACGGTGCACGAACTCATCTATGCAAGCCTCGATGTCATAGCCCAACTCCCTGACTTGGTTGCTCCAATCCTTGACCTGCGGGTCAAGCTCATCGCCGTCCTCAAGCTTCTTGAGAAGAGCGTTCACGGCACAAAGCTCATCTCTGAGAAAGGCGATGTCGCTCAGTAAGTCCATCAGATTGCTGCCCTTGGCCCCCGTAAGTTCCGCCAGCTTTGCAAGAACGGAGTCCATCACTGATCCTCCAATACACTCAGCTTCTGTGATGCAAATTGGGGAGGTCCTCTTGTGAAGTGGGTTTCTGAAAGTTGGGAAAGCAGCACATTTCTGCATCTAAAGGCAACCCTGTCCCCTTTCTTGTCTGATGATTGGCCCTGGATTTCCCACAGGCAGCTATCTGCtgtcttttcttctctttctttattGGTTAGACTTTCGCTGTGTTTGAACTCGGGAGTCGTCCCCATTTGCGAGGTAGATTGGGAGtcggccctgtttagatcctaaattttttttaagaaaaaagcatcacatcaaatatttggacacatgcataaaatactaaatgaaatatatttacaaaactttttgtataaataggttgtaaatcgctagatgaatctaatgaacataattaatcctaaataaacttcatttagtactccgaaataacaagattctctttcaaaaattttaccccTAAACATCTAAACACATACCATTAAAAAAGTTGGTGCTTACCGTTGTACACTAAAAAGTTGGTTCGCACTTGTATAGGAACTTTCTTTGTCCTCAAGACCACTCCATCCACCTTCTGTTAGGATTTAACAGTTTAAGACCATTGACAGGTGGGACCGGGCTGTGAAAAAGACCATTTTGACCTTTGCACTTGCAATTACTAGGAGAATCCTATCATGTATCTCTCCCCATAGGGGGATCGTTCTccagaccccccccccctccccgcccGCCCCGCCCAAAGCCAGGCTCCACGCTCCCTGGGgcgtcgcccgccgccgtgaCGCCGCCCACTCGGGCCACCAAGCTGCCGCCGCCCGTCAGGGCCACCAAGGTCGCGCGGCTGCTAGGCCCCCTGCGGGGAGATTTGTCCTGCTGCAGGGCCACCGTGCAGGGAGGTCTGCCCGGTTGCGGCCTCGAGCGTTGGGCTCGGGTGCCAAGGACCTCGGCCCTGGTCACCGCGGATGACTAGTGGGACGCGGTGGGGAtgacatcggcggcggcggagatgcacgcgtgtagcgaaaatggcctctcatgccatatttcaatataatgttttggtgattgatatagacaacacaatacttggactaatatgattattaagatgatcattctcaggcttttaggttcaagtgatgacaaagggaagataggcatagcaaggcccgaaggaccacccctacggtggttccgctaaccgattagcggacgggggtcgagggggagccgcccctcgcgagtcttagggcagcgccctgaaagctcttcggtccaaaggattcgaagattgaagagaccgtaaagaaaccaagtcaaaacaattaagatagagatattttagtatcaccggttgaaccgacgctaagaaaattacatacgtcggtgcattgacttggagcacgtcggggagttttggtaacaccggttgaaccggcgccaggaaagttgaatacgtcggtgcaatgaactcagcagctaaggcaaaatctatacaccggatgaaccgacgctagatattggtgaacgtcggtgcaattgtccagagagttagtttttcagcaactacactcaccggttaaaccgatgctgcaTCGGTtaattacgtcggtcgattgaggtagccgttgaagtataacggctagttggaaaatgcactcaccggttaaaccggtgatgacaaaaacgggagcatcggtttaaccggtgatagcgctttttgtcagtctttttccaacggctagtttggggtgtgtgggctatatatatgccaccccatggctcatttgagagtgctggagactaaggaagcatactacacttgaagaacacctccaaccaccatagagcttcattgtacatcatatagacttaagcacacttgtgagagtgcttagtgcttgtaatagggattagttcttgcgagagctcccttgagagaagtcttgctgcggcaagcaatacttgtgatccgtcgtgtgaccctccgacttggtgtggagtggcaacgacactttgtgcgggggaagaggaggccccctccttggtggagaaacTCCGTATTGGATTTcggctgggtgaccgagagagacggtggcggtgcacgagactcggtgtcttgtgggcacttgcctttgcttgccggcatcgccttggtggcgtagtgcaagacggtgatcggaagagcctcgttgtcccgtggacgtaggcgtttgtgccgaaccacgttacatgaccgtgtctactcagGAGTTTGCAttcctcttgcacttacctctttacttaccatattacgtttccgcatttactttatcttgcatgcctttacttttcctagttagtttgtttaggattggctataggttgcaagtattttggggtaagtagagagtagcaaagataaaccttagtcataactagtttGTATAGGACGTggtaggtttatcttatgcaagtagtttgggccctaggttaaaaagcgattaacgaccctattcaccccctccccctccagggtcagacaccccggtgatccttacaacgcGTACGCGCTCCGGGCGAATCCGAACCAACTGATCAGGAGCTGTCAGGTGTGCAAGAACCAATGTTAAAAATAGCGCGCTAAGACGTTTAACAGATAGTTTTTCAGATGTTATGAGAAAGTTATAGCGGGATATAGCTTCCGCTAACCTTAATTAGCGGTTTTGCAAATTGAGTAATTAAGTTCAAAATTTATATGTTCAAAACATCAAATCAAACAGATACAGATCACAAAGTTCATTATATTATGCACTGAAATACTAGTTGCGAAAATCATGCACTGAAATACCGATTGCGAAAATCATGCATTGAAGTACGTCTAGAGTTTCATTCCCTCATTACTAATGAAATACTAAGTTATGTAAATGATGAAGTTCAATATTGTTGAAAATAACAATGCATATTTGTgagaagcttctagaagattAAAGACTATGCATGAACCATGGTACTTCATGATAAAATATGAAATAGTTTACAAACTAGATATTTGTATGATTAGATAagtataaaaaaaattctagagttagatattttgtagGAAGTGTATAGAAGATGAACACATGGAAAAACCATATGAACCATGGAGTTCTATTAATAGGTGCTCCCTTCCCCTCTTGCCATACTATAGCACATAAGGTCTCAAGAAGAAGATGGTATGGTTATCATGTAAAGTAGTAGTATTATGGTAGGGTGCTACGTAAAGAGTGTAAGAGTCTTTTATTATACTAAGTTATAGTGAATAAAGATTTGAGTCTCCAAATAGAGTTGGTCTCCCATATTGGTGTCCCAGTAACATCTCCAACATCTCCAATGCTTCACGTCTACTAACTCTAATCTTGATTAATATCTTTTCCTAAAAACAGAAATTAAAATTGCATCACATGTAATAAATATGCCTTTAAATAATACATTATTCTAAAACAAAAAATAGAATTGTGCTGAAGATTTTATTAATTTATTCATATTCAAAAAAAGTTACCTTGGGCCCCCCTTTCTTTGTGAAGATGGTTACAGCCAAACCATCGACGATTTGCTTCTTTCTTAGAACCTGGTAA
This window contains:
- the LOC120688926 gene encoding disease resistance protein RGA5-like → MQKCAAFPTFRNPLHKRTSPICITEAECIGGSVMDSVLAKLAELTGAKGSNLMDLLSDIAFLRDELCAVNALLKKLEDGDELDPQVKDWSNQVRELGYDIEACIDEFVHRVGRADARAGFVGRISHFISTLRAHLEAARQIKELKTRLQEISERRKRYKLEHHIPGSSFTASDPRLPALYKETDNLVGLDGPRDELLKWVLDEKKQLKGLSIVGFGGIGKTTLANEVYRGVKGQFDCHAFVSVSQRPDITRLLNSIRSKLGHQESSYPCDVKDLIDDIREYLQHKRYLIVVDDLWDTISWDTIKCALPETNLGSRFIVTTRIDSVARACCTHQESLYRLKPLNDQDSRRLMFSRTFGPNRDYPSQIKEVSAEILKKCSGLPLAIITVASLLASRPTSKKEDWEKIRNSLGSVFGTHPTLAGMRQILRLSYRNLPHHLRTCFLYLGIYPEDHIIQRVDLVRQWIAGGLVTNSGRQDAHDLAKSYFNELVNRSVIQPEETDYNGEALSCRVHDMMLDLILSKCAEDNFITVVYNSLGMRELHNSKVRRLSINLNGAEGFTISAVQPIGRQSQIRSLALFGDPTCMPACAHLLPESKFLQVLVLDLREFDAKTGHDKEGINLTGISQLVLLRYLKVEARTRCVKLPREIRGLRHLQTLEMHCGIFGGLPSDTFHLPGLLHLIVTSANRFPDGIDIAKSLCTLEYFGLLENSLENIHGLGELTNLKDLKIRCFPESQPDMISMRSLMDALCSSLGKLGSKNLRCLSVTRYPEICADTLHSLFPPPCHLETLDLLAWSFSSVPRWLAELHDLRSLDLCLKEVMAKDIGILGGLPSLMHLHFQIQQIPKEKIIIHGGAGARFLFPSLVNFQFKCERKMSLQLLMFEAGAMPNLQRLELETSVALLKKWDGCTSARMEHLLSLKEICVTMWHGQCTESEIIAAECALRNFAQVHPSRPSITII